In the genome of Halosolutus amylolyticus, the window CACGTGAAGGTGCTCGACGATCGCGTCGTCGAACGGGCCAGGCGGGCGGGCCTCGACGCGATCGTCTACGCCCCGCACTTCACCCGGTTGCCAGAGGTTCGCCGGAAGGCGGCCGAGTACTCGAGCGACGACCTGCTGGTCGTCCCCGCTCGGGAGGTGTTCACCGGATCGTGGAAGAACCGCAAGCACGTCCTTGCACTCGGACTCGAGGAACCGGTGCCCGATTTCATCTCGCTCGAGGCGGCGATGGACGAGTTCGAACGCCAGGATGCGACGATCCTCGCACCACACCCCGATTTCGCGAACGTGAGCCTTACCGAGGCCGACGTCCACGAGTACGCGGACGTCATCGACGCCGTCGAGATATTCAATCCGAAACACCTCCCGACGCACAACCGCAACGCGCGCGCCCTCACCGAAACGCTCTCGCTCCCGCCGTTTTCCTCGTCGTACGCACACCTCCCCAGTTCCGTGGGGGTTTCCTACACCGCGTTCGAGGACACGTTCGAGACCGAAACCGAACTGATCGACGCGCTCGCCGACGGCGTCGCCCGGCGAGTCGTCTACAAGAACGGCCTGCGCCGGCTTCGCACGACCGCCGGCGAACTCGCTCACCTCGGCTACGAGAACACCTGGAAGAAGGCCGATCGGCTCTTCCTCTCGGGGATCGAGCCCACACACCCGCGACACATCGCGTACGACGGCCGGTTCGACGACGTGGCGGTCTACTGATCGGCCGCTCGCCGCGATCGCACCGCCGTCGATCGCTCCGTTGCGGCGTCAGTCTTCCTCCTCCAGCGCGTCCGCGATCCGTTCGAGTTGCAATCCGACGTAACACAGCGCCTGCGTTTGCATGATCGCGGGATCGTCGCTCCACTCGTTGGTGATGTACGCGGCCTGTTTGCCAGCCATATCGAGGCGATCGGTATCCTCCGGCATGTGTCGACCGTCGTCGGCCACCGAAAAGACGTTCGGGGACCGATCACAGTATCGGAGAGACGCGATCCCTACCCCGCTCGGCTCCCATCCCCGTTCTCGATTCGCGCCAGCGTCTGCGCCACCCGATCCCAGTGGCTCCCCCGCCAGAAGTACTGGCCGCAGGCCGTACACCTCCAGATGTCGGTCGATCCGGGGTCAGGCGCGTACTCCGGCGTCGAGTCGGTTGCCGGAACCGGTTCGAGCGGGCCGTTACACCGGCCGCAGAACTCGGGATCGGACGTGAGCGAGAGATCCAGTCCCGCGTCGACGAGTTCCGTGAGTTGCGCCTCGACCTCGCGGGATTCGAGCAGGATCGACTCGTCGGTGCGGGCCGCGAGGTCGACGTCGCGCGTGATCAGCGTGCGGTCCGCCTCGCGGGCGAGTGCGAGCACCTCGTCGTCGTCCTCGAGACCGTGATCACCGGCGTAAACGGTATCGTACCCGCACATTCGAAGGTACGAGACGATCCCGCCGCACATGACGTCGAGGAGCAGTTGCATGGGCAGTCGATCCGGAGTGGGGTCAGTGCAGGAATTCGCGCAGGTCCGCGAGTTCCCAGGTGTTGATCACGTCCGCGGGTTCGGCCCAGCCGCGACGCGCGGTGTGAACGCCCCAGCGCATGAACTCGAGCGTCGACGGCCGGTGGGCGTCCGTGTTGATCGCGATCGACGCCCCGGCATCGATCGCGGCCTGGACGGCGCTCCCCCAGAGGTCGAGTCGGCGCGGATTGCTGTTGATCTCGAGTGCGGTGTCGGAGGCGGCCGCGGCCTCGCCGAGCGCAGTCGCGTCGAACGTGAGTCCCGACCGCTCGTTGAGCAGGCGGCCGCTCGGGTGGCCGAGCACGTCGATCGCGGGGTTCTCGATCGCGCGGACGAGTCGCTCCGTGGCCGTCCCGGCGTCCTGGTCGAGCGCGCTGTGGGGCGAGGCGACGATCACGTCCAGTTCCGCGATCACCTCCTCGCCGAGGTCGATCTCTCCGTTCGCGTCGACGTTCGCCTCGATTCCGGCGAAGACCTCGATGTCCGCCGCGGCGTCGACCTCGCGGATGGACTCGACCTGTTCGATGATCTGGGTATCCGAGAGCCCCATGTCGCCGACGACCCCCGGCCCTTCGGCGTGGTCCGCGATCCCGAAGTAGTCGTACCCGCGCGCTTCGGCGGCCTCGACCATCTCCGAGATGGTGTTGTTGCCGTCCGACCAGCCGGTGTGGGTGTGCAGATCGCCCCGAACGTCGTCTCGGGTGAGCAGATCCGGTAACTCGCCGACCGCCGCGGCGTCGATCTCGCCACGGTCCTCGCGCAGTTCCGGCGGCATCCACTCGAGTCCCAGCGCCTCGTACATCCCCGCCTCGGTCTCGCCGGCGACGCGCTCGCCCGCGCGCTGTCCGGAATCCGGATCTTCCACCTCGCTGACGTCGAAGGCACCGTACTCGTTCAGCTTCATCCCCCGATCGATCGCGTAGTTGCGCAGGGCGACGTTGTGGTCCTTGCTGCCGGTGAAGTACTGCAGGGCGGAGCCGAACTCCCCGGGGACGACCACGCGCAGGTCGACCCGGATCTCGCCGACGCGGACGCTCGCCTTCTCCGGACCGGACTCGATCTCGCTGTCAACCGAGTCCCAGTTCACGAACTGCTCGATCACGTCGTCGGCCGACTCGGTCCCGACGAGGACGTCGACGTCGCCGATCGTCGCGCGCCAGCGGCGGATCGATCCCGCGACCTCGCACCGATCGACCGCGTCGATCGACTCGAGGAAGGCGAGCACGTCGTCGGCGAGCGGCCGCGCCTCGCCGAGCAACTGGCGCTGGCCGATCGTCCGGGCGAACTCGAGGTTGTCGCGGATGTTCTGCTCGGTCTTGGGACCGAAGCCCGAGACCTCCTGGATCTCGCCGGCCTCGGCGGCCGCCTCGAGGCCGTCGAGCGTTTCGATCCCGAGTTCGCGGTAGAGTTTGCCCGCCGTTTTCGGGCCGACGCCCTCGATCCGGGTGATGTCGGCGATGTCGATCGGGAGGTCCGCGCGCAGTTCCTCGAGTTCCTCGATTTCGCCAGTCTCGACGTACTCGACGATCTTCGACGCGATCGCGTCCCCGACGCCGTCGATGTCCTCGATCGTGTCGCGATCGCCCGCCGCGACGTAGTCGGCGATCGGCGTCGGGTGCGCGCGGATGTTGTCCGCCGCGCGGCGGTAGGCGCGGGGCTTGTACTCGACGTCGTCGGCCTCGAGCAGGTCGGCGAACTCCTCGAAGCGGCCCGCGATCTCGGCGTTCGTCGCCATCAGCGCCCCCTCCGTTTCGCGCCCGACTCCTCCTGCCCGAGGGCCTTCTTGAGGAACGACATCCAGCGCTTCCGGTCGGCGGCCTGCTGAGCCTGCTGTTCGCGCTCGAGGTCCGTCGGGCCGAGACTCTCCAGGGCGTTCAGCGCGCGATCGATCCCGATGACGCTCCTGGCGAGTTCCTCGCCCTCCTCGCGGCTGATGTCGGCCTCCTCGATGCGCTCGAGTCGCTCGATGCGCTCGCGGCGCAGGTTCCGTTTGGCCTGCTCGACGCGGTCGCGGTCGCCGGACGGGACCGTCTCGCGGCGCTTGATCTCGAAGACGAACTGCTGGAGGTCGATCGCCTCCCCCTGGACCGTGATCGTCTCCGGGATGTCCGCGCCGACGGTCGCGCCCTCGCGCTCGACGCGTTCGAGCAGTTGCTTGCGCTCGTACGGTTGCACGGACGGAACTGCGGGCCGCGGCGTAAAAAAACGTCCGTCGGATCGATCGCGTCACCGTCGACGCACCGGTATCCACCGGGGGAAACCCCAAATCCCTTAGCTATGCCACGCATACCCCACCGCAATGGCAAAGTGCGACGTGTGTGGGAAAGACGAAAGCATGCCGTACAACTGCCGGCATTGCGGGGGCACCTACTGCTCGGAGCACCGGTTGCCGGAGAACCACGACTGCACCAGTCTGAACACCTGGAACGATCCGCAGGGCGTCTTCGACAGCGGGTTCGACGACAGCGTCGACTCGGGGAGCAAATCCCGATCGGCCAGCCTGACCGACAAACTCCCGATCGACACCGGGCCGGGCGGCCCGCTCGGCTACTTCCGCGGGAACATGACCTACACGTTCCTCGCGATCATGTGGGTGACGTTCCTCTTCCAGTGGGTCGCGATACTGATCGGCGGCATGTCCCTCCACAACGCGCTGTTCGCGCTCTCGTCGTGGAACATCGAGTACGTCTGGACGTGGATCACGTCGATCTTCGCCCACAGTCCAGTCAACATCTTCCACATCGTATTCAACAGCATCGTGATATTCTTCTTCGGGCCCCTCGTCGAGCGCTACGTCGGTTCGAAGCAGTTCGCGATCCTGTTCATCGTCAGCGGCGTCCTCGCCGGTCTCGGTCAGGTCGGGCTGGCGATCGTCCAGGGCGTTCCCTCGAGCGTGCTCGGGGCTAGCGGTGCCGCGCTCGCGATCATGGGCGTGCTGACGATCCTGAACCCGGGTCTCAAAGTGTACCTCTACTTCATCCTGCCCGTGCCGATCTGGCTGTTGACCGCAGGCACGGCAGTCATCAGCGTCTTCTTCATCAGCACCGGCGGCGGCGGGACCGTCGCACACATGGCCCACCTCGTCGGCCTCGTGATCGGCCTGGGCTACGGCGAGTACGTCAAGCGCACCCAGAACGTCCGCGCCCCGAGCCAGTTCCAGCTCGGCGGTGGCCCCGGCGGTCCGGGCGGCCCCGGTGGGCCGGGCGGTCCCGGTGGTCCCGGCCGCGGCCGGTTCTGATCCGTTCGATCGGTCCGCTTCTCATACACAACATTACGAAAGGTCCTGCCGCACTCGGCTCCCAGGACACGGTATCGTTCGAGAGAGTTCCCCAGCCGTTCGCGCTCAACGCGCCTCCTCCCTTCCTTCCCACCCGTATCGGCTGGTGAGGCTGCCACCGCGGGTGGGAATGAAAGGGGCAGGGGCTTTCGTGGTGTTTTCGTCACCAGAAGCTGGCCGACAGCAATCGGTGAACCCGTACACCGATCGGGAGAACCCCGACACTGATTTTCCCGCGGCCGCTACGGGGTCCCATCGATGGAACCCGTTCGCCCGGACCTCGTCCCCGACGCCGAACTCTCGCGCGACGAGATGGAGGCCCTCCAGCACGAGATCGCCGACGCCGCCGTCTTCGTCGACGACGTGGCGATCGATCCCGATCGGCTGTCGAACCCGCTCGCGTCGGCGGCGAGCGAGGGGGAACCGCCGATCGTCGCCGGCGTAGACCAGTCCTTCCTCCAGGACGGGGACGGGACCGAGGATCGCGCCCTGAGCGCCGTCGTCGCGATGCAGGGCGGCGAGGTGATCGAGCGCGTCTACGCAGTGACGCCCCTCGAGATCCCGTACATCCCGGGGCTGCTCGCCTTTCGCGAGGGCGGACCGATCCTCGCCGCGCTCGAGGCGCTGTCGGTCGAGCCCGATCTGCTCCTGTTCGATGGGAGCGGCCGCATCCACTTCCAGCAGGCCGGCATCGCGACGCACATGGGCGTCGTGCTGGACGCGCCCTGTATCGGCGTCGCCAAGAGCCTCCTCTGTGGCCGGCCGCGATCGGACGTCGAGAACCTGCCCGAAGGAGCGCGGGTCGCGATCGAGGCGAACGACAGGGTCGACGCGCCCGCGGGCACACTGATCGGCTACGCCGTCCAGACTCGACAGTACGACTCGCCCGATCGGTACATCAACCCGCTCTACGTGAGCCCCGGCCACCGCGTCGGCCCGGAGACCGCCGCCGACGTCGTCCTCGCGCTCGCTTCGTCGTACAAACTGCCGGAGCCGGTTCGGCTGGCGGACGGCTACGCCGACGAGGCGAAGCGCGCCGTCCGCGACTGATCGGACCTGGGGGCGAGGCGGCAACGACCCACCCGGCTGGCCGCCGACGATTCGCCGATCGTGACAGTCCGGTGAGCGCGACAAACCGTCGCTACTTAGGTATCGCCGCACGAACCACTCGCGCATGGCCATCGCTGAGGACGCCGAGGAAGCGGAGACCGACGACGGGGGCCACGCCGTCGACGATCGCGATCGAGAGCCGGCGCGGACGACCGACGACGATCGCGGCCGCGAGACGAGCAGGGCTGAGGACGATCGCTACACGCGCAAGCAGTGCGTCCTGATCACCGGCTGTTCGTCCGGGATCGGCCGAGCGACCGCCGAGGCCTTCCTGGCGGAGGACTGGCAGGTGATCGCGACCGCGCGGAACGCGGACGACATCGCCGACCTGGCCGACGCGGGCTGTCGGACCCTCGAACTCGACGTCACCGATCCGGAGCAGGTCGCGAGCGTCGTCGAGGAGGCCGTCGACTACGGCGGCGCGATCGACTGTCTCGTCAACAACGCCGGCTACGCCCAGATGGGACCGATCGAGGACGTCTCGACGATCGACCTCCACCGCCAGTTCGACGTCAACGTCTACGGGCCCCACCGCCTCGTTCGCGCCGCCCTGCCGCACATGCGCGCCCAGGGCGAGGGCCGGATCATCAACGTCTCGAGCGCGATCGGACGGGTCTCGGTTCCCGGCGCGGGTGCCTACGCCGGCTCGAAACACGCCCTCGAAGCGATGAGCGACGCGTTGCGCGGCGAAGTCGAGGAGTTCGGGATCGACGTCGTCCTGATCGAACCCGGACCGGTCGAGACGAACTTCGACGAGCGAGCCGACGACGAACTCCCCGAGTCCGATCGGACGCCCGCCTACGAAACACTGTACGAGATCTACGACGACGCACAGCTGATCGGCGGCGGGAAGGGCGGCCCGTTCGCGTCCGAACCGGAGGACGTCGCGGCGGCGATCCTCGAGGCCGGAACCTGTCCGGAGCCGCCGGCGCGGTACCCGGTCGGGCCGCTCGCCCAGTTCGGCGTCTACGCCCGGTTCCTGCCCGCTCGGCTCCGCGACGCGGGCTACGGCCTGCTCCGTCGGCTGGTCTAAGATACAGCATGTTTCGCAACCGCGATCGATCCGCAGAGACGCCCGCCCACGAAACCGCCCTCGCGTGTCTCGAGGCCGGCATCGCGGCGACCCTGCCGGAGCGAGTCGTCGCCGACCGAATCGCTCTCGACGAGGAGACGATCGCGGTCGGCGGCGCGACCTACTCTCTCGACACGTTCGACCGACTCGTCGTCCTCGGCGGCGGCAAGGCGGCCGGCGGACTCGCCGCGGCGCTCGCCGATCGGCTCGGGTCCCGCCTCGACGACGGCTGCGTCGTCACGACGGACGTCGAATCGGGATCGGTCGGGCCGATCGAGGTCCGCGAAGGCGATCACCCGACGCCGACGGAGCGAAACGTCGAAGCGACGCGGACGATTCTCGACCGCGCCGAGGCCGCCACGGCGGAGACGCTCGTCCTGGCGCTCGTCACCGGCGGCGCGAGCGCCTTGCTGTGTGCACCCGCGGCGGGCCTCGCGCTCTCCGATCTGCAGGCCACGACGGACGCGCTGCTCGCGTCCGGCGCGTCGATCGACGAGATCAACGCCGTCCGCAAGCACTGTTCGGCGATCAAGGGCGGCCAGCTCGCACGCGCGGCCGCTCCGGCACCCGTCGTCACGCTCGCGATCAGCGACGTCGTCGGCGACGACCCCGCGGTGATCGGGAGCGGACCCACGGTCCCGGACGGAAGCACGTTCGGCGACGCGCTCGCCGTGCTCGACCGGTACGACCTCCGGGAGACGATCCCGGATCCCGTCGTCGATCGGCTCGAACGGGGCGTCGACGGCGAACTCGAGGAGACGCCCGACGCGGGCGCGAGGGCCGTCGCCGCGGCCGCGGACGACTGGCACTCCCTCGCGAACGGCCGCACGGCGATCGACGCCGCGCGCGGCGTCGCCCGTGAGCGCGGCTACGAGCCACTCGTGCTCTCGAGCCGATTCGCCGGTGAGGCCGGCGAGGTCGGCCGCGTCCACGCGAGCGTCGCCGCGGAGATCGTTGCCGCGGGTGAGCCCGTCGAACCGCCGGCGGTCGTCCTCTCGGGCGGCGAGGTGACCGTCACCGTCGACGGCGACGGCACGGGCGGGCCGAACCAGGAATTCGCCCTGGCGGCCGCGATCGAACTCGCCGAGTCCGGGGCCGACGCCGTCCTCGCGAGCGTCGACACCGACGGCATCGATGGCCCGACGGACGCCGCGGGGGCGATCGTCGATCGGGGGACGGTCCCGCGCGACGAGGTCGACCCTGCGCGACGCGCGCTCGCCGCAAACGACGTCTACGACGACCTCGACGATCGATCGGCGCTCCTCCGTACCGGGTACACGGGCACGAACGTGAACGATCTTCGCGTCCTCGTCGTTCCGGCGGCCGACTGAGTCCTGGCGAGTCGATTCCTGTTCTGGCGGTCGTCCACCGGAGATCGAGGTGTGATAGCCGTCACGAGACAGGTACGGCGCTCGAACGGCCGACTCGCCCCGAGTTCGACGATCGTTGTAACAAGGATTTATTATCGTCGATGGTAGAGTCGGGATCGATGACAGTCACCACGGACGACCTGGAACGGACCGATGCCGAGGTCCGCGTTCCACCAGCGATCGATGCCCCGCGAGCGAAACTCGTCTACCTCTGTCTCGACCTGCTCGGCGCGCAGACGGTCGACGATCTCCAGCGCGTCACGAACGTCCCGAAACTGAGCCTCTACAGCATCCTTCGACTGCTCGAGCGGGAGGACGTGGTTCGAACGGACGGCGACGAGTACCGGATCGCGGACGCGTGAGGACCGGCGGCCTCGCGATCGGCCGCCGTGACGATCGACGATCGGGACACACAGTGACGAAGTGACGACCCGTTTTCGGCGAAACTCAGTCGCAAGAATCAGATCGATACGGCCCCGCGTCGATCCGCTCGGGAACCGGCCGGTATCCGCCGCGCTCAATCGGCTGCCGTTCGGTCGGTGCGGACGCCCTCGGAGAGTGTATACGCCCCGCCGGTACACTGTCGGATCTCGCCGCTCCGCTGGAGTCGCTCACAGTGCCGTTCGACCGTCATCGGATGCGCGTCGAGCGAGGCCGCCAGGTCCGGAACCGTCGCCGGCTGCGACTCGTCGAGGACGGCGAGGAGCAGTTCCCGATCGATCGTGTCGGAGTCTCCCATAGTGGTCTCGTTCGAGAGTTCTCGAAGACGATCATCAACCGTTCGCCGCATTCCCAGTTGTCGAGAACGGTCCCGGCGTCCCGTCGACGATGGAGGGCGGCGATGGCGATAGCCGGTTCCGTCGACGATGGAGGGCGGCGATGGCGATAGCCGGTTCCGTCGACGATAGAGGGCGGCGATGGTGACGTTCGATACCGCCTGCGACGACGGGGATGCCGACTACCGATCCCCGTCCGCTACCGGAGACAGGCCGCGACGACTTCGAGCATCCCTTCGCCGCGAACCTCGTCCGCGAACAGCGGGACGCGCCGCACGTCGGTTCCACGGAAGAGGTCCTGCGCTTCGGCGAGCGCGCTCTGCTGGACGTCCCAGCGTCGCTGGCAGAACTCGCAGTCGTCGAGGTTCGGTTGGAGAAACTCACCCTCGACGTCGTCGGCGACGTTCGAGAGCGGTTCCATAACCCGGTTGACGACGACGGTGCCGACCGGGATGTCGAACTCCCCGAGTTGCTGGCGCAGGCGCTTGGACTCCACCACGCTCATCTCTTCGGGCACCATGACGATCCGGAAATCGGTTCGAGTCGGATCGCTCAGTGCGGCCCGCAGTCGCTCGATCCGCTCGCGTAACTCCTGGAGGTCCTCGAGGTCCGCCTCCTCCTCGGGCGGTTCTTGCCCGCCGAACATCCCCTTCATCCCCTCGATCATCCCGCCGATCCGCTGGCGAAACTGGAGGATCCGGCCCATCATCGAATCCATCAGCTCGGGCAACTGGAGCAGTCGAAGCGTGTGGCCCGTCGGCGCCGTGTCGACGACGACCCGATCGAACCGATCGTCGTCCAGGTACTCGAGTAAGAGTTGCATCGCGGCGGCCTCGTCCGCGCCGGGCATCGCGCCGCCGAACACCGCGTCCATCGGCGATTCGTCGCCGAACATCTCGCCGAGTCCGCCGAGGGGTCCCGCATTGCCTTCGGCTCCGGGACCCGCGCCGGCGAAGGCCGCGTTCCCCTGCTCCATCGCGTGCTCGGGATCGATCTCGG includes:
- a CDS encoding DUF5615 family PIN-like protein; this encodes MQLLLDVMCGGIVSYLRMCGYDTVYAGDHGLEDDDEVLALAREADRTLITRDVDLAARTDESILLESREVEAQLTELVDAGLDLSLTSDPEFCGRCNGPLEPVPATDSTPEYAPDPGSTDIWRCTACGQYFWRGSHWDRVAQTLARIENGDGSRAG
- a CDS encoding rhomboid family intramembrane serine protease; the encoded protein is MAKCDVCGKDESMPYNCRHCGGTYCSEHRLPENHDCTSLNTWNDPQGVFDSGFDDSVDSGSKSRSASLTDKLPIDTGPGGPLGYFRGNMTYTFLAIMWVTFLFQWVAILIGGMSLHNALFALSSWNIEYVWTWITSIFAHSPVNIFHIVFNSIVIFFFGPLVERYVGSKQFAILFIVSGVLAGLGQVGLAIVQGVPSSVLGASGAALAIMGVLTILNPGLKVYLYFILPVPIWLLTAGTAVISVFFISTGGGGTVAHMAHLVGLVIGLGYGEYVKRTQNVRAPSQFQLGGGPGGPGGPGGPGGPGGPGRGRF
- a CDS encoding Lrp/AsnC family transcriptional regulator, with protein sequence MGDSDTIDRELLLAVLDESQPATVPDLAASLDAHPMTVERHCERLQRSGEIRQCTGGAYTLSEGVRTDRTAAD
- the polX gene encoding DNA polymerase/3'-5' exonuclease PolX, giving the protein MATNAEIAGRFEEFADLLEADDVEYKPRAYRRAADNIRAHPTPIADYVAAGDRDTIEDIDGVGDAIASKIVEYVETGEIEELEELRADLPIDIADITRIEGVGPKTAGKLYRELGIETLDGLEAAAEAGEIQEVSGFGPKTEQNIRDNLEFARTIGQRQLLGEARPLADDVLAFLESIDAVDRCEVAGSIRRWRATIGDVDVLVGTESADDVIEQFVNWDSVDSEIESGPEKASVRVGEIRVDLRVVVPGEFGSALQYFTGSKDHNVALRNYAIDRGMKLNEYGAFDVSEVEDPDSGQRAGERVAGETEAGMYEALGLEWMPPELREDRGEIDAAAVGELPDLLTRDDVRGDLHTHTGWSDGNNTISEMVEAAEARGYDYFGIADHAEGPGVVGDMGLSDTQIIEQVESIREVDAAADIEVFAGIEANVDANGEIDLGEEVIAELDVIVASPHSALDQDAGTATERLVRAIENPAIDVLGHPSGRLLNERSGLTFDATALGEAAAASDTALEINSNPRRLDLWGSAVQAAIDAGASIAINTDAHRPSTLEFMRWGVHTARRGWAEPADVINTWELADLREFLH
- a CDS encoding DUF5788 family protein, whose translation is MQPYERKQLLERVEREGATVGADIPETITVQGEAIDLQQFVFEIKRRETVPSGDRDRVEQAKRNLRRERIERLERIEEADISREEGEELARSVIGIDRALNALESLGPTDLEREQQAQQAADRKRWMSFLKKALGQEESGAKRRGR
- a CDS encoding helix-turn-helix domain-containing protein, which gives rise to MTVTTDDLERTDAEVRVPPAIDAPRAKLVYLCLDLLGAQTVDDLQRVTNVPKLSLYSILRLLEREDVVRTDGDEYRIADA
- a CDS encoding ArsA family ATPase, coding for MSGIDVAAADEEDADGSSGGEADADEGAHTIEVTPTDSVEETGDRERIDVEPSDEPIDGPEYVLYGGKGGVGKTTMAAATALASARGGTRTLVVSTDPAHSLSDTFETNVPAEPGRIREDIPLYGAEIDPEHAMEQGNAAFAGAGPGAEGNAGPLGGLGEMFGDESPMDAVFGGAMPGADEAAAMQLLLEYLDDDRFDRVVVDTAPTGHTLRLLQLPELMDSMMGRILQFRQRIGGMIEGMKGMFGGQEPPEEEADLEDLQELRERIERLRAALSDPTRTDFRIVMVPEEMSVVESKRLRQQLGEFDIPVGTVVVNRVMEPLSNVADDVEGEFLQPNLDDCEFCQRRWDVQQSALAEAQDLFRGTDVRRVPLFADEVRGEGMLEVVAACLR
- a CDS encoding endonuclease V; its protein translation is MEPVRPDLVPDAELSRDEMEALQHEIADAAVFVDDVAIDPDRLSNPLASAASEGEPPIVAGVDQSFLQDGDGTEDRALSAVVAMQGGEVIERVYAVTPLEIPYIPGLLAFREGGPILAALEALSVEPDLLLFDGSGRIHFQQAGIATHMGVVLDAPCIGVAKSLLCGRPRSDVENLPEGARVAIEANDRVDAPAGTLIGYAVQTRQYDSPDRYINPLYVSPGHRVGPETAADVVLALASSYKLPEPVRLADGYADEAKRAVRD
- a CDS encoding glycerate kinase type-2 family protein produces the protein MFRNRDRSAETPAHETALACLEAGIAATLPERVVADRIALDEETIAVGGATYSLDTFDRLVVLGGGKAAGGLAAALADRLGSRLDDGCVVTTDVESGSVGPIEVREGDHPTPTERNVEATRTILDRAEAATAETLVLALVTGGASALLCAPAAGLALSDLQATTDALLASGASIDEINAVRKHCSAIKGGQLARAAAPAPVVTLAISDVVGDDPAVIGSGPTVPDGSTFGDALAVLDRYDLRETIPDPVVDRLERGVDGELEETPDAGARAVAAAADDWHSLANGRTAIDAARGVARERGYEPLVLSSRFAGEAGEVGRVHASVAAEIVAAGEPVEPPAVVLSGGEVTVTVDGDGTGGPNQEFALAAAIELAESGADAVLASVDTDGIDGPTDAAGAIVDRGTVPRDEVDPARRALAANDVYDDLDDRSALLRTGYTGTNVNDLRVLVVPAAD
- a CDS encoding SDR family oxidoreductase, with amino-acid sequence MAIAEDAEEAETDDGGHAVDDRDREPARTTDDDRGRETSRAEDDRYTRKQCVLITGCSSGIGRATAEAFLAEDWQVIATARNADDIADLADAGCRTLELDVTDPEQVASVVEEAVDYGGAIDCLVNNAGYAQMGPIEDVSTIDLHRQFDVNVYGPHRLVRAALPHMRAQGEGRIINVSSAIGRVSVPGAGAYAGSKHALEAMSDALRGEVEEFGIDVVLIEPGPVETNFDERADDELPESDRTPAYETLYEIYDDAQLIGGGKGGPFASEPEDVAAAILEAGTCPEPPARYPVGPLAQFGVYARFLPARLRDAGYGLLRRLV
- a CDS encoding PHP domain-containing protein, translated to MSDGAEFRVDCHVKVLDDRVVERARRAGLDAIVYAPHFTRLPEVRRKAAEYSSDDLLVVPAREVFTGSWKNRKHVLALGLEEPVPDFISLEAAMDEFERQDATILAPHPDFANVSLTEADVHEYADVIDAVEIFNPKHLPTHNRNARALTETLSLPPFSSSYAHLPSSVGVSYTAFEDTFETETELIDALADGVARRVVYKNGLRRLRTTAGELAHLGYENTWKKADRLFLSGIEPTHPRHIAYDGRFDDVAVY